Proteins encoded within one genomic window of Tabrizicola piscis:
- a CDS encoding trypsin-like serine peptidase, translating into MKALALLLLLACPAVAQDNSGLDRLETRDDLRGWEPVGRVDIDGGGFCTGALIASDLVLTAAHCVIDPGGVPVDAGRISFRAGLADGVALAEVKVLRTVAPDGFLSLAPAPPEQLALDVALMQLASPIPSSLAAPFTVARPGAGDEVSVVSYAAGREEALSWQRVCRVLGKQDGLIAVDCDVTFGSSGAPVLDRSGYRAKIVSIISAGYQDGGRTVAFGMELPGIVEDLKARLRAGRVTSEVAAASARPGVKRITVGGGSTTGNDTGARFVKP; encoded by the coding sequence ATGAAGGCGCTGGCGCTGCTTCTGCTGCTGGCCTGTCCTGCCGTGGCGCAAGACAATTCGGGTCTCGACCGGCTGGAAACCCGCGATGACCTGCGCGGCTGGGAACCGGTCGGGCGGGTTGATATCGACGGCGGCGGGTTCTGCACCGGGGCGCTGATCGCCTCCGATCTGGTGTTGACCGCCGCGCATTGCGTGATCGATCCCGGCGGGGTTCCGGTCGATGCCGGGCGCATCAGCTTTCGCGCCGGACTGGCCGATGGCGTGGCACTGGCCGAGGTCAAGGTTCTGCGCACCGTGGCACCTGACGGGTTTCTGTCGCTGGCGCCGGCCCCGCCTGAACAGCTGGCGCTTGACGTGGCGCTGATGCAGCTGGCCAGCCCGATCCCGTCCAGTCTGGCCGCCCCCTTCACCGTCGCCCGTCCGGGCGCGGGGGACGAAGTCAGCGTCGTGTCCTACGCCGCCGGGCGGGAAGAGGCGCTGTCCTGGCAGCGGGTCTGCCGTGTGCTGGGCAAGCAGGACGGTCTGATCGCGGTTGATTGTGACGTGACCTTCGGATCCTCCGGCGCGCCGGTGCTGGACCGGTCGGGCTATCGCGCCAAGATCGTGTCGATCATCTCGGCCGGCTATCAGGACGGCGGGCGAACCGTGGCCTTCGGCATGGAACTGCCGGGGATCGTGGAGGACCTGAAGGCACGCCTGCGCGCGGGCCGGGTAACAAGCGAGGTCGCGGCGGCAAGCGCGCGTCCGGGCGTCAAGCGGATCACGGTCGGCGGTGGCAGCACGACTGGCAACGACACGGGCGCGCGTTTCGTCAAGCCCTGA
- a CDS encoding Hsp20 family protein, translating to MRNLDFAPLYRATVGFDRIADLMDRVLSNDVAQPTYPPYNIEKTAEDAYRISIAVAGFAPEELTVEVKDGSLHITARKTVEEGDRTYLHRGIATRAFERRFALADHVRVAGAVHEHGMLHIDLVREMPEALKPRRIEIAHANGATPVLESKAETVN from the coding sequence ATGCGCAACCTTGATTTCGCGCCGCTTTACCGTGCCACCGTCGGCTTTGACCGGATCGCCGACCTGATGGATCGGGTTCTGTCCAACGACGTGGCCCAGCCGACCTACCCCCCTTACAACATCGAAAAGACCGCCGAAGATGCCTATCGCATCTCGATCGCCGTAGCCGGCTTCGCGCCGGAAGAGCTTACGGTCGAAGTGAAGGATGGCAGCCTGCACATCACCGCCCGCAAGACGGTCGAGGAAGGTGATCGCACCTACCTGCACCGTGGCATCGCCACCCGCGCCTTCGAACGCCGCTTTGCGCTGGCCGACCACGTCCGCGTCGCGGGTGCGGTGCATGAACATGGCATGCTGCACATCGACCTTGTGCGCGAGATGCCCGAGGCGCTGAAGCCCCGCCGGATCGAGATTGCCCATGCCAATGGCGCAACCCCGGTGCTGGAGTCGAAGGCCGAAACGGTCAACTGA